One part of the Solanum dulcamara chromosome 8, daSolDulc1.2, whole genome shotgun sequence genome encodes these proteins:
- the LOC129899492 gene encoding protein IQ-DOMAIN 21-like codes for MGKKGSGNWFSTVKKVFIKPSSKDYSPADHKKKEKLDNQWQYEAPEVVSVEQFPAGSSSDLTNNRESNEESSSPFTEDRNHDIHIIVATAAAAEVVTTAATCAAPKVVRLDGYSSQSKEQRAATLIQSYYRGYLARRALRALRGLVKLQALVRGHNVRKQAQMTMRCMQALVHVQSKVRARRLQLVEEKLQSKLEEVKLRSNREDQHKNKSMFKKQDIDGWDNRKQSIEKILEITRRKQHAYASQQQQKWLHSDPDDEECFGNEHENPQRGWIWLERWMASQPKHVVPRESSYVSLSPTDDISEKTVELDVINHPLGSEDVNLAHQIVSPAERSPYSSRHSNMDCVPSYMTPTQSAKAKVRSPCSIKPRSPPGAAQWNATAKKGTARRWSYDSSAKSPTPKTSAKWMATYSPEIRADDRASPMGAPACRY; via the exons ATGGGGAAGAAAGGAAGTGGTAATTGGTTCTCCACAGTGAAGAAAGTCTTTATTAAaccttcttctaaggattattcaCCAGCAGATCATAAAAAG AAGGAAAAATTAGACAACCAATGGCAATATGAAGCTCCAGAAGTTGTGTCAGTTGAACAATTTCCAGCAGGGAGTTCTTCAGATCTTACCAATAATAGAGAGAGCAATGAGGAGTCATCATCTCCATTTACTGAAGATCGAAACCATGACATTCATATCATCGTGGCCACTGCTGCGGCTGCTGAAGTAGTAACCACAGCAGCAACTTGTGCGGCCCCAAAAGTTGTCAGATTAGATGGATACAGCAGTCAGTCCAAAGAGCAAAGGGCTGCCACCCTTATTCAATCATACTACAGGGGATATCTG GCAAGACGCGCTTTGCGTGCCCTGAGAGGATTGGTGAAGCTGCAAGCGCTAGTGAGGGGGCATAATGTGCGCAAACAAGCACAGATGACAATGAGATGTATGCAAGCATTAGTACATGTGCAGTCAAAAGTACGTGCACGAAGACTCCAATTGGTTGAGGAAAAGCTGCAGAGCAAGTTGGAAGAAGTGAAATTACGCTCAAATAGAGAGGACCAACACAAGAACAAGAGCATGTTTAAGAAACAAGACATTGACGGCTGGGATAACAGGAAACAAAGCATTGAAAAGATCCTAGAAATTACTAGAAGAAAACAACATGCTTATGCTTCTCAG CAACAACAAAAGTGGTTGCACTCTGATCCAGATGATGAGGAATGTTTTGGCAATGAGCATGAAAATCCACAACGAGGTTGGATTTGGCTTgaaagatggatggcttctcaACCCAAACATGTTGTGCCACGAGAAAGCTCCTATGTGTCATTGTCCCCCACAGATGATATATCAGAGAAGACAGTAGAATTGGATGTAATCAACCACCCATTGGGCTCAGAAGATGTCAACTTAGCCCATCAGATTGTCAGTCCAGCTGAAAGAAGCCCATATTCATCCCGTCATTCCAACATGGATTGTGTCCCTAGCTACATGACTCCAACTCAGTCTGCAAAAGCAAAAGTAAGGAGTCCATGCTCAATAAAGCCTAGAAGCCCACCAGGAGCGGCCCAATGGAATGCAACAGCGAAGAAGGGGACAGCCCGTAGGTGGAGCTATGACTCATCTGCAAAAAGCCCAACCCCGAAAACTTCTGCTAAATGGATGGCAACCTATAGCCCAGAAATACGTGCAGACGACCGGGCCTCACCAATGGGAGCCCCTGCTTGCAGATACTAA